One genomic window of Acidobacteriota bacterium includes the following:
- a CDS encoding DUF3035 domain-containing protein, which produces MKKSLLILAAGAALAATSACTSSGNGGATPNEFRVVTKAPLSVPPEYSLRPPAAGTTTPAEVEAATTGVTTAFGTTHGQDASASEKALVAAAGANAANSAVRAQVDYEETKSIRKSSTVSDRIFFWRKDKAEDATSAATDNATGDQAVTIERTSGGPRIRLPGT; this is translated from the coding sequence ATGAAGAAGTCTCTCCTCATTCTCGCCGCTGGCGCCGCCCTGGCCGCGACATCGGCCTGCACGTCCTCCGGTAACGGCGGCGCGACCCCGAACGAATTCCGCGTGGTCACCAAGGCGCCGCTAAGCGTGCCGCCGGAATACAGCCTGCGCCCGCCGGCGGCGGGCACCACCACACCCGCTGAAGTCGAAGCCGCCACCACCGGCGTGACGACGGCTTTCGGCACGACCCATGGCCAGGATGCCAGTGCGTCGGAAAAGGCCCTCGTGGCTGCTGCTGGCGCCAATGCCGCCAATTCTGCGGTGCGTGCGCAGGTCGATTACGAAGAGACCAAGTCGATCCGCAAGTCATCGACCGTCTCGGACCGCATCTTCTTCTGGCGCAAGGACAAGGCGGAGGATGCCACCTCGGCCGCCACCGACAACGCCACCGGCGACCAGGCAGTCACCATCGAACGTACCAGCGGCGGCCCGCGTATCCGGTTGCCCGGGACCTGA
- the lspA gene encoding signal peptidase II gives MKLSIQSAWPYILVPFVVLADQVSKWLVLAEPRFNSSACFADPQMCGRIPLSGPLDFTMTWNRGMSYGLFQSDGIGRWILAAVMLAIAIGFLVWLLRAEGRWLRLALALVIGGAFGNLIDRVRFGAVVDFIDANGLFFPWIFNIADAAISVGAVLLFVDQFLLSRPKQANSH, from the coding sequence ATGAAATTGTCGATACAATCCGCCTGGCCATACATTCTGGTGCCGTTCGTGGTGCTGGCCGACCAGGTGAGCAAGTGGCTCGTGCTTGCAGAACCACGCTTCAACTCTTCGGCGTGCTTTGCAGACCCGCAGATGTGCGGCCGGATACCTCTGTCGGGGCCGCTCGACTTCACGATGACCTGGAACCGCGGTATGAGCTACGGCCTGTTCCAGTCGGACGGAATCGGCCGCTGGATCCTCGCCGCCGTCATGCTCGCCATCGCCATCGGCTTCCTCGTCTGGCTGCTGCGGGCCGAAGGCCGCTGGCTGAGGCTGGCGCTCGCCCTCGTCATCGGCGGGGCCTTCGGCAACCTGATCGACCGGGTCCGCTTCGGCGCCGTGGTCGATTTCATCGATGCCAATGGCCTGTTTTTCCCTTGGATCTTCAATATTGCAGATGCGGCCATCTCGGTTGGCGCGGTGCTTCTGTTTGTTGACCAGTTCTTACTTTCCCGGCCAAAACAGGCTAACAGCCACTAA